A portion of the Lolium rigidum isolate FL_2022 chromosome 1, APGP_CSIRO_Lrig_0.1, whole genome shotgun sequence genome contains these proteins:
- the LOC124695748 gene encoding protein NRT1/ PTR FAMILY 8.3-like, with amino-acid sequence MEAADEKRPLLNHHGWPPQPQEEHSGYTSDGTVDFNRQPALKQSTGKWRACFFILGAEFSECMCFSAVARNLVTYLTTVLHENNVDAARNVSTWIGSCFLTPVVGAFLADSYWGRYTTIVVFLSVYIVGMFILTSSAALPWLLPGFSNEHVGIHRAAVYLGLYFVALGTGGIKPCCAALGADQFDSADQTERVAKGAFFNWYFFSINIGSLLSATLLVWIQDNVGWTIGYAIPTVLIGFGLAVFIAGSKVYRYKPLGAGGSPLTRVTQVVVAAVRNCRLELPDDASALYENGRAGRHTSQFRFFDKAAIVLPSPEKKGPWRLCAVSQVEELKMLLRMCPVWALLLVFFAVTAQMSSTLVEQGMAMDNRVGGFIVPPASLSTFEVVSFLICVLLYEAILVPLARRLTGEDRGFTQLQRISVGLALSAAAMAYAASVETKRLASPAATMSIMWQAPCYCLLGTAEVFASVGMLEFFYDQSPESMKSLGAAVAQLTIAAGNYLNSALLGVVASCTRWIPDNLDQGHLDYFFWFMAALSALNLLLFIYCSTRYKS; translated from the exons ATGGAAGCAGCAGACGAAAAGAGGCCATTGCTGAACCATCATGGCTGGCCTCCACAGCCGCAG GAAGAACATTCAGGATACACTAGTGATGGAACCGTTGATTTCAACAGACAGCCTGCTCTCAAGCAGAGCACTGGCAAATGGAGAGCATGCTTTTTCATTCTAG GTGCCGAAttcagtgaatgcatgtgcttctCCGCGGTCGCCAGGAACTTGGTCACCTACCTCACGACGGTGCTCCACGAGAACAACGTCGACGCCGCGAGGAATGTGTCCACCTGGATCGGCAGCTGCTTCCTCACGCCGGTCGTCGGAGCCTTCTTGGCCGACTCTTATTGGGGACGATATACGACGATAGTAGTTTTCCTCTCGGTTTACATCGT CGGGATGTTCATCTTGACATCATCGGCGGCGCTTCCGTGGCTCCTGCCTGGTTTCTCCAACGAGCACGTGGGCATCCATCGTGCCGCTGTCTACCTGGGGCTCTACTTTGTCGCCCTCGGGACTGGTGGCATCAAGCCGTGCTGCGCGGCCCTAGGCGCCGACCAGTTTGATAGCGCTGACCAGACAGAGCGGGTGGCCAAGGGCGCCTTCTTCAACTGGTACTTCTTCTCGATCAACATTGGTTCGCTGCTGTCTGCGACGCTGCTCGTCTGGATACAGGATAACGTCGGGTGGACCATCGGGTACGCGATTCCGACCGTGCTCATAGGTTTTGGCCTTGCGGTGTTCATCGCCGGCAGCAAGGTTTATAGGTACAAGCCACTCGGAGCGGGAGGTAGCCCACTGACGAGGGTCACCCAGGTGGTTGTCGCGGCCGTAAGGAACTGCCGTCTCGAGCTGCCGGATGATGCCTCGGCCCTGTACGAAAATGGCAGGGCTGGCCGTCATACCAGCCAATTCAGGTTCTTTGACAAGGCTGCGATCGTGttaccgtcgccggagaagaagggcCCGTGGCGGCTCTGCGCGGTGTCGCAGGTGGAGGAGCTGAAGATGCTGCTGCGGATGTGCCCCGTCTGGGCGTTGCTGCTCGTCTTCTTCGCGGTCACCGCGCAGATGTCGTCGACGCTGGTCGAGCAGGGAATGGCCATGGACAACCGCGTCGGCGGCTTCATCGTGCCCCCGGCATCCCTCTCCACATTCGAAGTCGTCAGCTTCCTCATCTGTGTTCTCCTCTACGAAGCCATCCTGGTGCCGCTGGCGCGGCGCCTCACCGGCGAGGACAGGGGATTTACGCAACTGCAGCGCATCAGCGTCGGCCTCGCGCTGTCCGCGGCCGCCATGGCGTACGCCGCGTCTGTCGAGACGAAGCGGCTAGCGTCGCCGGCTGCGACGATGAGCATCATGTGGCAGGCGCCGTGCTACTGCCTGCTGGGAACGGCTGAGGTATTTGCCAGCGTTGGCATGCTTGAGTTCTTCTACGACCAATCTCCCGAGTCCATGAAGAGTCTGGGCGCGGCAGTGGCGCAGCTCACCATCGCCGCCGGCAACTACCTCAACTCCGCCCTGCTCGGTGTCGTCGCGTCGTGCACGAGGTGGATCCCAGACAACCTCGACCAAGGCCACCTCGACTACTTCTTCTGGTTCATGGCTGCTCTCAGTGCGCTTAACCTCTTGCTGTTCATCTACTGCTCCACCAGATACAAAAGCTAA